In one Diceros bicornis minor isolate mBicDic1 chromosome 2, mDicBic1.mat.cur, whole genome shotgun sequence genomic region, the following are encoded:
- the GP9 gene encoding platelet glycoprotein IX translates to MPVWGALFLLWAAEAAKDCPTQCTCQALETMGLRVDCEGRGLTALPALPAHTRHLLLVNNSLRSIPPGAFDHLPQLQTLSVSQNPWHCDCSLTYLRLWLEDRMPEALPLVRCASPALATHRPLGQLTGYELGDCGWQLQASWAAPGFWGDVALVVVATLGLALLAGLLCTVTEPLD, encoded by the coding sequence ATGCCTGTCTGGGGGGCCCTGTTCCTGCTCTGGGCCGCGGAGGCCGCCAAGGACTGCCCCACACAGTGCACCTGCCAGGCCCTGGAAACCATGGGGCTGCGGGTGGACTGCGAGGGGCGGGGGCTCACCGCCCTGCCTGCTCTCCCCGCCCACACCCGCCACCTCCTGCTGGTCAATAACAGCCTGCGCTCCATACCCCCCGGCGCCTTCGACCACCTGCCCCAGCTGCAGACCCTCAGCGTGTCGCAGAACCCCTGGCACTGTGACTGCAGCCTCACCTACCTGCGCCTCTGGCTGGAGGACCGCATGCCTGAGGCCCTGCCGCTCGTTCGCTGTGCCAGCCCCGCCCTCGCCACCCACCGCCCGCTGGGCCAGCTGACGGGCTACGAGCTGGGTGACTGCGGCTGGCAGCTACAGGCGTCCTGGGCCGCCCCGGGGTTCTGGGGGGACGTGGCGCTGGTTGTCGTGGCCACGCTGGGCCTGGCTCTCCTGGCTGGCCTGCTGTGCACCGTCACAGAGCCCCTGGACTGA